One genomic segment of Longimicrobium sp. includes these proteins:
- a CDS encoding IS701 family transposase, with protein sequence LRLERNRIATGMSWVEAKVSITRNAVRTYLAQPSFTLGATA encoded by the coding sequence TCCTGCGGCTCGAAAGGAACCGCATCGCCACCGGAATGAGCTGGGTCGAAGCAAAGGTGAGTATCACGCGCAACGCCGTGCGTACCTATCTCGCCCAGCCCAGCTTCACTTTGGGGGCAACTGCGTAA